In the Tenrec ecaudatus isolate mTenEca1 chromosome 16, mTenEca1.hap1, whole genome shotgun sequence genome, one interval contains:
- the FAM216A gene encoding protein FAM216A isoform X4 encodes MRSASHSSYQKSKEKLKDEHKVDSHTATLQEFWKTPQIQAIHIPKSMKDASFRKHPDLTTGQKRYLCSIAKLYNANYLRTLMKRQYMHVIRHSSQKPGVLTHPRSRLSSCYSHRQHYPCTTWRHQLDGEELGPASMAMACAPEMTAPHFLWRPVRNKEGLKTGYATKTRCKSLKIIRRPSRPFMQPASTNDLESCMLEERKEDDSLNKCMQSMSIEEQGEHLMLT; translated from the exons ATGAG GTCAGCAAGTCATTCTTCTTACCAGAAGTCCAAAG AAAAACTCAAAGATGAACACAAAGTGGACTCACACACAGCCACGCTGCAAGAGTTCTGGAAAACTCCTCAAATTCAAGCAATTCACATCCCTAAATCAATGAAGGATGCATCCTTTCGGAAG CATCCCGACCTCACCACCGGCCAGAAGCGCTATCTGTGCAGCATCGCTAAACTCTACAACGCCAACTACCTGAGGACATTAATGAAGAGGCAGTACATGCATGTGATTCGGCACAGCTCCCAGAAGCCAG GTGTCCTCACGCACCCCCGGAGCCGCCTCAGCTCATGCTACTCCCACAGGCAGCACTATCCTTGCACCACCTGGCGACACCAGCTGGATGGAGAAGAGCTGGGGCCAGCCAGCATGGCCATGGCCTGTGCACCTGAAATGACCGCGCCCCATTTCCTTTGGCGACCAGTGAGAAACAAGGAAGG GTTAAAAACTGGGTATGCAACCAAAACAAGATGTAAGTCACTGAAGATAATTAGAAGACCAAGCAGACCATTCATGCAACCAG ctTCTACAAATGATTTGGAATCGTGTATGcttgaagaaagaaaggaagatgatTCACTAAATAAGTGCATGCAATCAATGTCAATTGAAGAACAGGGAGAACATCTGATGTTGACTTGA
- the FAM216A gene encoding protein FAM216A isoform X1 — protein sequence MPGMGPQSTWIECSSSAEPPEAARTEGGGGSASHSSYQKSKGTEKLKDEHKVDSHTATLQEFWKTPQIQAIHIPKSMKDASFRKHPDLTTGQKRYLCSIAKLYNANYLRTLMKRQYMHVIRHSSQKPGVLTHPRSRLSSCYSHRQHYPCTTWRHQLDGEELGPASMAMACAPEMTAPHFLWRPVRNKEGLKTGYATKTRCKSLKIIRRPSRPFMQPASTNDLESCMLEERKEDDSLNKCMQSMSIEEQGEHLMLT from the exons ATGCCGGGCATGGGGCCGCAGTCCACCTGGATCGAGTGCAGCTCTTCCGCAGAGCCGCCCGAAGCGGCCCGGACCGAGGGTGGCGGCGG GTCAGCAAGTCATTCTTCTTACCAGAAGTCCAAAGGTACTG AAAAACTCAAAGATGAACACAAAGTGGACTCACACACAGCCACGCTGCAAGAGTTCTGGAAAACTCCTCAAATTCAAGCAATTCACATCCCTAAATCAATGAAGGATGCATCCTTTCGGAAG CATCCCGACCTCACCACCGGCCAGAAGCGCTATCTGTGCAGCATCGCTAAACTCTACAACGCCAACTACCTGAGGACATTAATGAAGAGGCAGTACATGCATGTGATTCGGCACAGCTCCCAGAAGCCAG GTGTCCTCACGCACCCCCGGAGCCGCCTCAGCTCATGCTACTCCCACAGGCAGCACTATCCTTGCACCACCTGGCGACACCAGCTGGATGGAGAAGAGCTGGGGCCAGCCAGCATGGCCATGGCCTGTGCACCTGAAATGACCGCGCCCCATTTCCTTTGGCGACCAGTGAGAAACAAGGAAGG GTTAAAAACTGGGTATGCAACCAAAACAAGATGTAAGTCACTGAAGATAATTAGAAGACCAAGCAGACCATTCATGCAACCAG ctTCTACAAATGATTTGGAATCGTGTATGcttgaagaaagaaaggaagatgatTCACTAAATAAGTGCATGCAATCAATGTCAATTGAAGAACAGGGAGAACATCTGATGTTGACTTGA
- the FAM216A gene encoding protein FAM216A isoform X3 — translation MRSASHSSYQKSKGTEKLKDEHKVDSHTATLQEFWKTPQIQAIHIPKSMKDASFRKHPDLTTGQKRYLCSIAKLYNANYLRTLMKRQYMHVIRHSSQKPGVLTHPRSRLSSCYSHRQHYPCTTWRHQLDGEELGPASMAMACAPEMTAPHFLWRPVRNKEGLKTGYATKTRCKSLKIIRRPSRPFMQPASTNDLESCMLEERKEDDSLNKCMQSMSIEEQGEHLMLT, via the exons ATGAG GTCAGCAAGTCATTCTTCTTACCAGAAGTCCAAAGGTACTG AAAAACTCAAAGATGAACACAAAGTGGACTCACACACAGCCACGCTGCAAGAGTTCTGGAAAACTCCTCAAATTCAAGCAATTCACATCCCTAAATCAATGAAGGATGCATCCTTTCGGAAG CATCCCGACCTCACCACCGGCCAGAAGCGCTATCTGTGCAGCATCGCTAAACTCTACAACGCCAACTACCTGAGGACATTAATGAAGAGGCAGTACATGCATGTGATTCGGCACAGCTCCCAGAAGCCAG GTGTCCTCACGCACCCCCGGAGCCGCCTCAGCTCATGCTACTCCCACAGGCAGCACTATCCTTGCACCACCTGGCGACACCAGCTGGATGGAGAAGAGCTGGGGCCAGCCAGCATGGCCATGGCCTGTGCACCTGAAATGACCGCGCCCCATTTCCTTTGGCGACCAGTGAGAAACAAGGAAGG GTTAAAAACTGGGTATGCAACCAAAACAAGATGTAAGTCACTGAAGATAATTAGAAGACCAAGCAGACCATTCATGCAACCAG ctTCTACAAATGATTTGGAATCGTGTATGcttgaagaaagaaaggaagatgatTCACTAAATAAGTGCATGCAATCAATGTCAATTGAAGAACAGGGAGAACATCTGATGTTGACTTGA
- the FAM216A gene encoding protein FAM216A isoform X2 — protein sequence MPGMGPQSTWIECSSSAEPPEAARTEGGGGSASHSSYQKSKEKLKDEHKVDSHTATLQEFWKTPQIQAIHIPKSMKDASFRKHPDLTTGQKRYLCSIAKLYNANYLRTLMKRQYMHVIRHSSQKPGVLTHPRSRLSSCYSHRQHYPCTTWRHQLDGEELGPASMAMACAPEMTAPHFLWRPVRNKEGLKTGYATKTRCKSLKIIRRPSRPFMQPASTNDLESCMLEERKEDDSLNKCMQSMSIEEQGEHLMLT from the exons ATGCCGGGCATGGGGCCGCAGTCCACCTGGATCGAGTGCAGCTCTTCCGCAGAGCCGCCCGAAGCGGCCCGGACCGAGGGTGGCGGCGG GTCAGCAAGTCATTCTTCTTACCAGAAGTCCAAAG AAAAACTCAAAGATGAACACAAAGTGGACTCACACACAGCCACGCTGCAAGAGTTCTGGAAAACTCCTCAAATTCAAGCAATTCACATCCCTAAATCAATGAAGGATGCATCCTTTCGGAAG CATCCCGACCTCACCACCGGCCAGAAGCGCTATCTGTGCAGCATCGCTAAACTCTACAACGCCAACTACCTGAGGACATTAATGAAGAGGCAGTACATGCATGTGATTCGGCACAGCTCCCAGAAGCCAG GTGTCCTCACGCACCCCCGGAGCCGCCTCAGCTCATGCTACTCCCACAGGCAGCACTATCCTTGCACCACCTGGCGACACCAGCTGGATGGAGAAGAGCTGGGGCCAGCCAGCATGGCCATGGCCTGTGCACCTGAAATGACCGCGCCCCATTTCCTTTGGCGACCAGTGAGAAACAAGGAAGG GTTAAAAACTGGGTATGCAACCAAAACAAGATGTAAGTCACTGAAGATAATTAGAAGACCAAGCAGACCATTCATGCAACCAG ctTCTACAAATGATTTGGAATCGTGTATGcttgaagaaagaaaggaagatgatTCACTAAATAAGTGCATGCAATCAATGTCAATTGAAGAACAGGGAGAACATCTGATGTTGACTTGA
- the VPS29 gene encoding vacuolar protein sorting-associated protein 29 isoform X2 — MLVLVLGDLHIPHRCNSLPAKFKKLLVPGKIQHILCTGNLCTKESYDYLKTLAGDVHIVRGDFDENLNYPEQKVVTVGQFKIGLIHGHQVIPWGDMASLALLQRQFDVDILISGHTHKFEAFEHENKFYINPGSATGAYNALETNIIPSFVLMDIQASTVVTYVYQLIGDDVKVERIEYKKS; from the exons TTGGTGCTGGTATTGGGAGATCTGCACATCCCCCACCGCTGCAACAGTCTGCCAGCTAAATTCAAGAAGCTGCTGGTTCCGGGAAAGATTCAGCACATTCTCTGCACAGGAAACCTTTGCACCAAAGAGAGCTACGACTATCTCAAGACGCTGGCTGGTGATGTTCATATTGTGAGAGGAGACTTCGATGAG AACCTGAATTATCCAGAACAGAAAGTCGTGACTGTTGGACAGTTCAAAATTGGTTTGATCCATGGACATCAAGTTATTCCATGGGGCGACATGGCCAGTTTAGCCCTGCTGCAGAGGCAGTTTGATGTGGACATTCTTATCTCAGGACATACTCACAAATTTGAAGCATTTGAACATGAAAATAAATTCTACATTAACCCAGGTTCTGCCACTGGAGCATATAATGCCTTGGAAAC AAACATTATTCCGTCATTTGTGTTGATGGATATTCAAGCTTCTACTGTTGTCACTTATGTGTACCAGCTAATTGGAGATGATGTGAAAGTAGAACGAATCGAATACAAAAAATCGTAA